The Salvelinus alpinus chromosome 14, SLU_Salpinus.1, whole genome shotgun sequence genomic sequence aatatatttcacaaaaAAAGTATTATTGATACATTTACAATGACCAGCTCTATACAATTACAAATATACTTATATTGTAAAAAGCGATTTCTTAAATACTCTTCCAGCTCAAGTTTTGTATAAAGGACGCACAGCCTGTCCCGTGTATGTGAGATGGTGTTTGTCTGTCTAACAGTGTCCCAATACTTTTACAAAgcttcctttccttgtctccttccTAATCTCCtagtctcctctagtctcctctcttccatgACTGCTAATAGTTTATAAACTGGGGCTGCGTACGAAATATCCCTCTATGCCATATAGTGCAATAGAACATGAGGTTCCATTTCAGATTGGCCCATTCTTACCGTGCAAACCTAGAAAAAACTATCCAGTTCAATCGGCTCAGATCATGAGGGAAATGAGACGAGgagaaggaaaggagacaaggagatGACGCTGTCTTATAATATTGGGACACAGCCTTGAGATGAAGTTGTTCAGCAAGTCTGACGGTCACTGTGACTGTCCCTGTGCTATGTTCACAGCactcctggtgtgtgtgtttgttctgggGTGCTGGACAGGGTGTCCCCTCCTCGCGATGGCTACTCTCCAAAAAAGGGTCTCTGCAACTTCTCTTCGGCTCCGTGTCACATGCctaaggagagacagacagacgtttGATTAGTAATGGACTGTAGACTCCTCTACGTGCctcaggacagacggacagacaaattcacacacacacagtgcttagCAATAGCCTCTCTGGCTCCTTGGCAGTCCAACACTATTCTTAGTTCGGAGGTGTGGTCAGTTTTACTTGGCAGCCATCATTAACACTGCAGACCCTAATAAAAATGTCAGGCTCTGCTTAACCTGAATGACAAATAACTGACTGTCCCTTTACTTTATGTGACTTGCTGTCCCATGGCGTAATGTGACTGAATGACTAACCGTCCCATTGGTTTGAATGAGGAACATTCAGTACTCTAACCGCCTGGCCTTCTCTGTTAAGAAAAGCACCGGAACACTTCCACTGGTAATTCCAATTCCGAAGCTGACATTTACAGTTGATATTCCACCCCAGGTTTTACGCGGGCACATTCCAATGTAACCGCCCTGATGCAAGTTCCAACACTCTGGACTACTGTAGTAAAGGATCGGTCCAAAACAAATAAACTGAGCTATGTTGGTCTGTACCCGCCACATAAACGAGGCTCTCTCTCTGGTTACATTCTTACATAGgctgctgcgtgtgtgtgtgcgcgtatgtgtgtgagtgcgtgtgtgtgtgtcaagacaTAATGACATGAGTGACAGCTGAAAGGGATATCTTCCCTTTCCCTCGAGGCCTTACATGGTCTATCCATACATCCTCATACATCCCCATACCACAACCCTGTTTGGAGCTGACAGCTAAGAGATTATTGTTTCGGAAAAACAGCAAGGCTCGACAATCAGGTATTGGTGGTTAGCATATCTAATATAGTTagcatagagaacacacacccttGACTGAGTACATTGTAAAATAGGTCATTTGTTCTGCTAACATTTTTGTTTTGTGGAAACCCGTTGCCTAAAACCAACTCAAAGTATTTCAGTGTTCAATACTTCAAGTAATAAAGTCACATCATCACCACCCATATTGTTATCTTTTTAAGTTGTAAACACTTAACTGTTTTGTGTTTTATGAGCTTTTTGGCATTAAATTGTATTATGTATTCTGAACTATAACGCTTGAAGTTACTTGAACATGAATATTTGTTGTAGTAAACATTAAAATGTAGGTTCTCTTTTACTTAAATTATTAACCTTCATTACAATCATTTTCAAGGTTAAGTAGTAAGTAGTTCTGATTAGTAATTTTCAGTGATCGTGTCTTAATGTTTAACATTGTTTTATGTATTTGACGATTTGTCATTTTAACCCAACAAGCAAGCATTGTTGAGCACAGTACTCATAGCAGTAATTGGATATAGAGCTGTAAGCATTACAGGATGCTGCATTAGCCTCTGTCATTAAGACCGGTGCACATGACCTTGTTAATGGTGGGAACGGCTTGTCTCATTATTGAACATCAATTTGTCCGACGGCTTTGATATCTGTTCATCATGATCAATTACAGCTCATAGCACAATAAACTGCTTAATACTATATATtagaaatatatttgtatttcttCGAACGTGCCTACAGCATTGTGTACAAGTATCATAAATCCTCTAAAAAACAAAGCCAAGTGGCACTATAAAGTATTCATAACTTGCAAAAACATAATAATTCTATATCAGCACAACACAGATAAATCGTGTTTTTTACTCAAATATCAATGTGTCTGACTATTACTTAATTATTTTAAGTAAAGACGTAAAACATAATAGAATCAAGTAAGAACAACTTACAGTTTTTAATAAATGTTATATTGACTTTAAAATATAAAATCACAATAACTTCTAGAAATGGAATAACTAGATTAGCGgaacataaataaatacagttaTATTTTCTCAATCACCTAATATTTGTTAACAGTACTCAAAAACATTAAGTGATAAGAAATCTATTTGACATCTGAGTTAGTACTACTTTTATGATTTGAGTTCTACTGACCATTGGAGATGTTTGAGTTGCCACTACTTAATGTCTTTAATGAGTTAGGCAGTTACTTTTTACAGTGTACTGTGAATGGTGTAAGCTATTAGAGCTTACTTGCTAACGTCTTGTCAAGGTCAGCAATGAAGTCCTCCAGTTCTTTAGTGTCTCCCAGTTTGGCTGTAAACAACATAGAGAGAGGGTCAGATGATAGAATAAAACAGAGTAGAACTGTATTGTCCACCTGCAATTGCATAACCTCAAATGAACATGCATCATGTATTATGTGAATTGAACATTACATGGCATTATCTACTACAAATATGCACATACCTACTACAATACTAAACAAGAAGAATGAGTCACTTGAACGCTAATTAGTTAATAGGTGACCTATTGGAATAGCTGAGGATAGCTGAGGTGCTCTAAGCCTAAGGCAATAGGTCTGCCTATTGTAACATTTGACTTCTCCTAAAACACACGTCATGTTTAATCCTGCATCTATCCTTCTGTCTAAACAGGAGTGATACTGAGctgcattttggcaaatgttgTCAAACTGGGACAAGACTTTGCATACAGTATAGAAAAGTTGTAGGCAGAATGACGTGTGTGTGTAAAAGTGAGAATGCTGACGGTTGTGTTTGTGCACGCTTGCATttttgtgtgtgcgagtgtgtatgcgtgcatacgtgtgtgtgtcgAGGCTCACCTTTGGGGGATGTGAGAGGTGGGggggaggtgggagagggagagaagacattGGGAGAGTTCAGTCTCTCATCACTGAAACTGAAGCTGTTCCTGTTGAGCGACTcagcacctgagagagagagaaagagaggaagagagagggggagaagggggagagagcgagagagaaagggagagattaaaagactgatcacctttctGTATGCCCGAAGCAGCTGTAGGGCCTATTGCCACATCCATATgttttgcgcacacacacacacacacacacacacacacacacacacacacacacacacacacacacacacacacacacacacacacacacacacacacacacacacacacacacacacacacacacacacacacacacacacacacacacacacacacacacacacacacacacacacacacacacacacacagactgtggGTTCCCTAACTCATAAGTTGACAAAAGTCATCTGGTTAGTGTGAAAGGGTCAGAGCAGGGACATGAGTAGAGGGTGGTGGGAAGTCAATGAGGGCCCCTCAAACAGGGCCAAAACAAAATACCACTGTTTAACagctgggctctctctctctagctctctttctctagctctctctttaaCTATTGAgatgtagccctaaccctaactcagAGAGGGACATATTTCTCCTGTGTGATAAATAGTGTGTGCTTGATTTAACTCTGCCACgtctagtacacacacacatacacgttacCCCTCTCCCTCCTGCATTCCCCCACAGTGGTAAATCTGGGCAAGTCAGGCTCTATGTGGTCAAAGCGTTGACTGTGTGATTTGCATAAGTGACATAATGAACACTTTGATTCCGCCAGTAGATATTTCAGCCGGATACAGATCTGTATCACTGTTTGTTTTTATCCAGGAAAGGAATGGTGTTGGGAGAAGAAGAGAGTAAGAGAACAGTTGTATAGAAATGTGCAGTTTAgtggaattcatttcaattctACACAGCTCAGTTTTGTCCGACTATAAAGTATGTTATAAAGTCAGGGTGGGTACTGTCGGTGGATGGACGTCTCAAAAACGAGTTGTTTTACTATTGTCATTTTCAACAGAAACGCATTCCGTTCCCTGTGCTGTCTCCAATCCAAAGCTAATGGAACTCCTTTCTCAACTCCTGCTTAGATTGAGGTCTGCTGGTCTGCTACTTAATCCTTGTATTAACACTCTTGACAGGTCTGACTAGGAGTATGAGgctaactactgcagcataagcAGCTTAACCTGCAAACCTCAAAatatctttctctcgctctctctctcctgtctcctctctctctctctctctctctctctctctctctctctctctttctctcctcactcAATAGTTCCACTGGACCCTGACAGAGTGGCTCTGATGTACAGCACATACCTAAAGTAACCCCTGACCTCCCCCTCTCAGCACCACATTCaagtacacacacgcacgcacgcacgcacgcacgcacgcacgcacgcacgcacgcacgcacacacacacacacacacacacacacacacacacacacacacacacacacacacacacacacacacacacacacacacacacacacacacaaaaccttgATCTAGGTCCAGAGATCTTGGATTTAGATTGAGCTACTGCTGCATATTTGGCACACAAGCCCCCATATTCCAAGCCAGCCATGTCTCTGTGATAGCCTATACACGCTTAGATTTCATTGTCATAAGCAGCTATGAAGTCTCCCAGACGTCAAGCTGTGCATTACCATacggggtgtttgtgtgtgtgtgtgtctgtgctacgCCTCGGGCCCTAACCCAAATGTGATAACCTCACACAGTTACACATAGACAGAAATATGCTCCCGCTCCCCAAACGAACACTGATTTAATTTCCCAACCACATGTGAGTGGGTTGGGATTTCTGTGGGAAGATGTGAAAGGATAACTTCATGGTGCGCTGTAGTGTGTTCTACAAACTCCACGTCTGCAGAACGGAAGGAAGGATCGTGTCCAGTTTTGCATGTTTAAGACCGGGGCCTGGCATTCACAGAGAGAGTTACTATTTCATGTATCTGTTTTCGTAATAACTAAAAGAGTACGTAATAATAGGTTCATTTAACGTTTTTACTTGAGTAAttacagaataactatagcatAACTACTGCACACAGATTTTCAGAGGAAACTAATGTGAAGAGTTACCAGAACATGTTATCTACAGACGAGTGTAAAGACGTTAGGTCTAGGATTCCTGTGTGGGTCCTGTCCTCTCCATGGTAGTCCATTGAAGAATGACCTGTCTCATGCAGGGGAGAGCTATTGTGTGTAAGGACTGATGGATGGACGCATGGCTGAAAGAGAGCTGCACCCCAGAGTGGGCAACAATAACAGAACTGTCAGTCTGGGATGTAGGTTAGTGAGAAGGCATTCTGAACATGAGGAGAGGCTGGCAGATActctgatggagggagggagagagagagagagagagagagagagagagtgagagagagagagagagagagagagagagagagagagagagagagagagagagagagagagagagagagagagagagagagagagagagagagagagagagagagagagagagaaacaccactCATTCAGTTGCACTGAGTGaggatggttagggttagagaaaGCATTTCCAGAGACAGAGGCATCCACCGAGGCATGGTCTATCTGAGGAAGGTTTCCAGTTTCAGACTGGGAAGAGCACTTGTGGGACACATGACAATGTATAATCTAGCACTAATGGTAAATCAGTCTGGCACTATATGGAGTAAAGGGAATTGTGAGCCTCAAAGTGCAAACAGCAACATATCTAGGCTACTGATAGGTCCTGTCACTACTTGAGAATGTTTGTACTGCTACTGTTGCCGCCCTGTAGGCTATGTAATTGTAGTCTCTGTCAGGCCTTGTATCTGCAAGGTCGTTGGTTCAAACCCTGTTGCAGGCATTCCAGCACAATTGCTACACTGTCTTTCGGTATTAGGAcaactgtgtgtctgtgcgtgcaagGTTCACTTACTTTCTGAGTCGCTGATGCCGCTGTCACTGACGCTGGCACTGCTCCGTCTCTTCGCGGTCTTCAGGTGCTCGTCGTACTGGAAGTGTCTCTTCTCCATCGGGGAAGTGAAATCCTCGATCACCGCGTCGAACTCACACAGCACGTCAGACAGATCATCCTCCTCAAGGAATTTACCTGAAATAACGGAGGGAATAAGCATGTGTTACTACACTGGACTGGCATGCCTATCCCACAACCATTctcattcaaaatatatt encodes the following:
- the rgcc gene encoding regulator of cell cycle RGCC, translating into MKSPKLKSQGKCKFLEEDDLSDVLCEFDAVIEDFTSPMEKRHFQYDEHLKTAKRRSSASVSDSGISDSESAESLNRNSFSFSDERLNSPNVFSPSPTSPPPLTSPKAKLGDTKELEDFIADLDKTLASM